From a single Nitrospirota bacterium genomic region:
- a CDS encoding PA0069 family radical SAM protein: MAVQAGMARPVDRRREIEDHTPMRTVMNPPNPFDSQHRDLLEPASHVSLQMFEDATRDILSRNDSPDLPFRWSLNPYRGCFHACAYCYARPTHEYWGFGAGTDFEFKIIVKREAAALLRRTFEKPSWKGELILFSGNTDCYQPLEASLELTRACLEVCAEYRNPVAIITKGVLVLRDLDLLRRLHEVASVRVYFSIPFSDDEVARRVEPHAPSSRKRFEAMATLANAGILTGISLSPLIPGLNDEDIPDLLARAKQAGAMEAMATLLRLSGPVEPVFLERMAAAFPDRIAKIMNRIREVRGGAMSEGAFFERHRGAGPYWAMIEQLFTVAKRKTGFPALSDDTAPTTFRRPGIEQTALF; the protein is encoded by the coding sequence ATGGCTGTCCAGGCTGGCATGGCTCGTCCCGTTGACAGGCGTAGGGAAATCGAGGACCATACCCCGATGCGCACGGTGATGAACCCCCCTAATCCATTTGACTCACAACACCGGGATCTCTTGGAGCCTGCGTCCCATGTCTCGCTGCAAATGTTTGAGGATGCGACCCGTGACATTCTCAGCCGGAACGACAGTCCTGATTTGCCGTTCCGATGGAGTCTCAATCCCTATCGTGGTTGTTTTCATGCGTGCGCCTATTGCTATGCCAGGCCGACACATGAGTATTGGGGATTCGGCGCCGGGACGGACTTCGAGTTCAAGATTATTGTCAAACGTGAGGCCGCGGCCTTGCTCCGCCGGACGTTCGAGAAACCTTCCTGGAAGGGCGAATTGATTCTGTTCTCGGGGAACACCGATTGTTATCAACCTTTGGAGGCGTCATTGGAGTTGACGCGGGCCTGTCTGGAGGTCTGTGCTGAGTATCGGAATCCGGTCGCGATCATTACAAAAGGAGTGCTGGTGCTGCGTGATTTGGATCTGCTGCGTCGGTTGCATGAGGTCGCGTCGGTTCGTGTGTATTTCAGTATCCCGTTTTCCGACGATGAGGTTGCGCGCAGGGTCGAACCTCATGCACCTTCTAGCCGGAAACGCTTTGAAGCGATGGCAACTTTGGCGAACGCCGGCATTCTCACCGGCATCTCACTGTCTCCGCTCATTCCTGGTCTCAACGATGAGGATATCCCTGATCTGTTGGCCCGAGCGAAGCAGGCTGGGGCGATGGAGGCGATGGCGACGTTATTGCGTCTGTCCGGTCCTGTCGAGCCGGTGTTCCTGGAGCGTATGGCGGCGGCATTTCCCGATCGGATCGCCAAGATTATGAATCGAATTCGGGAGGTGCGCGGTGGTGCAATGAGTGAGGGGGCCTTCTTTGAACGCCATCGTGGCGCAGGTCCCTATTGGGCGATGATCGAACAATTGTTTACTGTGGCCAAACGTAAAACGGGCTTTCCGGCATTGAGCGACGACACGGCTCCCACGACCTTTCGCAGGCCAGGGATCGAACAAACAGCCTTATTTTAG
- a CDS encoding OmpH family outer membrane protein — MHTTGILLGRITLPLVAAGMLLLGSLPTAQAAEAFKMGVVDPQSVLEKSKAGRKALDGLKEYVSTRQKLLSRDEEDLRNTEKTLKEQIAKLSDAEKKEKETQFRAKIQDYQKRAQEFNQELQGKQKELVDDYMKKIASATQTVAEKGGFSIVVDKGSEQTVKIVIYNKDTIDLTDQVIKEFDRTNSK; from the coding sequence ATGCATACAACGGGAATTCTCTTGGGGCGGATCACCCTCCCCCTGGTCGCCGCAGGCATGTTGCTACTCGGATCTCTCCCTACAGCACAAGCCGCCGAGGCCTTTAAAATGGGCGTCGTCGATCCTCAGTCAGTTCTAGAGAAGTCAAAAGCGGGCAGAAAGGCCTTGGACGGGCTCAAGGAATATGTCTCCACCAGGCAGAAGTTGTTGTCACGGGATGAAGAAGATTTGCGCAACACCGAGAAGACGCTCAAGGAACAAATCGCGAAGCTCAGCGACGCTGAAAAGAAAGAGAAAGAGACCCAGTTCCGCGCAAAGATCCAGGACTATCAAAAACGTGCGCAGGAATTTAATCAGGAGTTACAGGGCAAGCAGAAAGAATTGGTCGATGACTATATGAAGAAAATTGCCTCGGCCACACAGACCGTGGCGGAAAAAGGCGGATTTTCTATCGTCGTCGATAAGGGCAGCGAACAAACGGTCAAGATCGTAATCTACAACAAGGACACCATCGACTTGACCGACCAGGTGATCAAAGAGTTCGATCGCACCAACAGCAAATAA
- a CDS encoding rhodanese-like domain-containing protein translates to MQHNPGFLKLVDAARGRVKECTIEQAKARLDRGEALHFLDVREDLEFAKDHATGARHLGKGIIERDIESLIPNKHEAIVLYCGGGYRSVLAADVLQQMGYTNVVSMDGGIKAWRDGGYPMEH, encoded by the coding sequence ATGCAACATAATCCAGGCTTTCTCAAGCTAGTGGATGCGGCACGAGGGCGAGTGAAGGAATGTACGATCGAACAGGCGAAGGCCAGGCTCGATCGGGGTGAAGCGCTGCATTTTCTCGATGTGCGTGAGGACCTCGAATTTGCGAAGGATCATGCAACAGGCGCCCGGCATTTGGGAAAAGGAATTATCGAGCGCGATATCGAATCGCTCATTCCCAATAAACATGAGGCTATTGTGCTGTATTGCGGGGGCGGCTACCGGTCTGTCTTAGCCGCGGATGTGCTTCAGCAGATGGGCTACACGAATGTTGTATCGATGGATGGGGGCATCAAAGCTTGGCGGGATGGGGGTTATCCGATGGAGCATTGA